The following DNA comes from Pseudomonas marginalis.
GCGGCTTTGCAGTCGTCTCCGTGGCTGAAAGGTGGCGCATGTTCACCTGCTTATGAGTGGCGCCATCGCTCTGCTGATGTCCTCCGTAGACCGAGACCTGATAATTGGCCAGGCGGAACATCACGGCTTGGAGCAGGCCGTTGATGCCTCGACCGATGATCGATACGCGCGGCGCGCCGGCATCTGCCTGTTGCGCGGGGATCATCAATGAGTGGGCAAGTTTGCGCCGGACCAGGCAGCGCAAGGCGGTCAGGCTCAGTTGAATCGAGACGGCATAGTCAAGGTCGCCATGGCAGGCTTCAGTCATTGCCGCCTGGGTTGTCAGGGTCGCCGGTTTGCGCCACTTGGAGACACTGCAGCCGAGTGCCTGCGCGCGCACCCGAAATGCATCCAGTGTCCCAGGCCCGTAGTCCAATACAAGCTGGATAGCTTCAGCCGTTGCCAGGGCCCGCAAAGCGTCATCGCTGAAGACATCCGGCTTGGCGACGCAGACCAGACGAGCCTGTCTGTGCAGGCACTGAATAAGGGCCCGATCAATGCGATGGGTGGACTCATCATTCAGGGATAAACAGATAGCGACGGCACGAGCCCCCTCCAGCACCTCGAACCAGTCCACGCCAAAGGACACTCGGCTGTCGGAATAGGCTCTGCCGAGAGTGTCCGGCCTCTGACCATGTCGATCCAATACCTTGATCCGAACCTCCGGATCTCGATCAAGCAACAACTTGACCAGCTCCCTGCCCACGTTGCCGTATCCCAGCACACAGATGTCGCGCGGCAGGGAGCCATCGGCCAGTGTCAGCCAGCGCGCCATATAGGCGGCGACATGTGGCGCGTTGACCCCCGGCGTATTGACTACGCGGATGTCGTTGGAGCCGCAAAGGTCCAGTCGCACCTTATCCAGGCTCGTACCTCTGCGGATCAAATGGAGGTCGCCAAACGGGTGGGATATGCGCCATTGAGCGATGACGTCTGCATCGATCGCCTGGTCCCCGACAATGATCGCCGATGGACTCAGGAGACCGATCTGTATGAGCAGATCGTGTTTGGTCAATGTCGGGGGAAAGAACACCACGTTACTGGGTGCGTGAGCTTTCCAGGCTCTCGACACCGGTGCGAGATGCAGGATATTTCCGGTTATGGCGATGAGTGACGCGGCGACTGGCTGAATGGAAGAGAGCCTCATAGCTGTGTCTCCAACACTTCTGACGGACTGATGCCTCGCAGAGAGCCCTTCAATAAAGGTGGGCGTTATTGGAAGGCCGTTGAGGAACTCAACCTACGCTCATGGTTTGAATTGAATAAGCCAGCCAATTCTGATGAACAAGTAGCCTGATTCCGACACGTGAAGGTCAGAGGCCTGACTGACCTGCATGGATTCGGACTACTCGCCCAAGCTACCGAGGGGCGAGTGAGTGTTATGGCGTGAGGGGGCTATCGCGCAGGCCCGAGGCAAGGGTGACTGGGGCGGCGGGAGGTAGGACTGGCGTTGGAAACGCTGTGTGGACGCTGCGACGCGGGATGTCACGCCCGCTGGTTTTGCCTGGCGCAAAATAAACGGTGGGAGCGGGCTTACTCGCCCCCACCTTTAATCCTGCTTCAGCCAGAGATTATCTGCGGCGAGGACGACGCTGCTCGTCATCGGTACGAATCGGCACCGGTTGCAGGGGTGGCTCGATCAAGCCCAATGCAACGCCAAGGTCGTGGAGCCAGTTCTGGATTTTCTCTTTCATGGTTTGCCCCCTTTGAGGGAAATGCTGGTCGGCGCAAGTTCTGTCGCCTTTTCCTACATTGATAGTAGCCCTAAGTCCTACGTATTGCTTGAATGAAACCACAACGAACTGTTACTGAATTGATGCAAATCCTGACGGATCGCTCAAGCAATCGCACGTGCGTCTTGCAGGACCTCGGCCCTGCCCTCTTGCTGCAGGTCGATCCATGCGTTGAGGTTAGCGCCGAGCATACCCTTTCGCCACATCAGCCAGGTCGTCGCAGTGGCAAATTGCCCTGTCAGCGGATGAACGGACACGCTGTCCTTGCCTGGCAGGCTGTCGAGCATGGATTCGGACATCAGCGCCACCCCTGAACCGGCGATGACACAGGCGAGCATGCCTTGGTAAGACTCGATCTCAATCGCCCGCCCCATGGCGACGTGCTCGTGGGAAAACCAGGTTTCCAGGCGCGCGCGGTAGGCGCAACTGCGGCGAAAAGTGAACACCGAACGGCCAGCAACATCCTGTGGCCCGCGCACCGGTGGGTGGTCGGCTTCGCATATCAGCACCAGGCGTTCTTCGCACAGGGCCACACCGTCCAGGGAGGCAATCGTGATGGGCCCGTCCACAAATGCGGCGTCCAGGCGACCGGTGATCAACCCTTCGAGCAGTTCACCGCTGGGCGCCGACAGCACCTGGAGGTTCACCATCGGATACGCCTTGTGATAGCACGCCAGCAGCTTCGGCAAATGCACTGCTGCCGTGCTGTACATGCTGCCCAGTACAAAATTGCCGGCCGGTTGCCCGCCTTGCACGGCGCCATGGGCTTCATCATGCAGCGCCAGCAGACGAGTGCTGTAGTCCAGCAACACCTTGCCCGCCGGAGAAAGCTGCAAGCGCTGGCGCTCGCGCACGAACAATTCCACGCCAAGCTGTTCTTCCATCTGCTTGAGCCGGGTCGACAAGTTCGACGGCACTCGATGCAGGCGCTCGGCAGCGCGGGTGATGGAGCCCTCTTCCGCCACGGCCTGGAAGATGCGCAATTGACTGAACTCCATGGCTTTCTCCAAAACTGAACAAGTTACTCACTATTATTCATTTTTACAGAAAGTCAATCCGCTCTAGCCTGACGGTATTCGCTTACCCGCAGGACACCCGACCATGTCACCCCTCACCCGCTTACTCGCCAGCTTTATCGCCCTGATGATGGCCATGGGCATTGGCCGCTTCGCCCTTACCCCGCAAATGCCCCACTTGCTCAGTGAAGGCCAGATCGACCTGACCGGCGCCGGACTGATCGCAGCGGCCAATTACCTGGGCTACTTCGTAGGCGCGGTGGATTCGATTTTTGCGCGCAGCCATCACCATGTGCGGGGTCGCCTGTATGGCGGGCTCTGGTTGTGCATGCTGCTGACCCTGGCGTCGTACTGGGCCCAGGGTTTCTGGCCACACATGCTGTTGCGCTTCGGTACCGGCGTTGCAAGTGCCTGGGCATTGGTGATGATCACCAGCCTGAGCCAGCCGCTGGCGATTGCCGCCGGGCGTGCACGCCTGGGCGCCCTGGTGTTCGCCGGGCCGGGGCTGGGGATTGTATTGACCGGGTTGCTGGCGCTGGGCTCCAACCTGTTGGGCCAAAGCTCTGCAACCTTGTGGCTGATCTACGGCGTAGTGGCGCTGGTGATGCTGCTGGCAATCTTGCCCTTCCTGCCACAGCCGTCCGCCGTCACTGCGCCTGTTGCAAGCCGCGCCGACACGGCCAGCAACGGCAGCATTACTCACCTGTGCTGGATCTACGTGTTGTTCGGCCTGGGCTACATCATTCCGGCGACCTTCCTGTCACAGATGGCCAGCGCGCAATTCAAGGGCGCCTGGCAGGCTGATCTGTTCTGGCCCTGCTTTGGTTTGGCCGCGGCGATTGGGGTAGTGGTCGCAAGCCTGCGTCCCAAGGACCCGGACACCACCCGCCGCTGGCTGATGACCACGTTGTGGCTGCAGGCGGCCGGGGTATTCGCCTGCCTGCTGGGCAACGGTTGGGGCCTGGCGCTGGGGGTGTTGCTGTGCGGCGGGCCGTTCCTGGCCTGCATGCAGTTGGTGATGGCGCGCCTGCGGGACGTTGCGCCCCACGGCTATCAGCGCAACACCGGGCTGCTGACCGCCAGCTTTGCCATCGGCCAGTTGAGTGGGCCGTTGCTGGCGTCGGTGAGCAGCCACCTGAGCGGTGGCCTGCAACCGGCGTTGGTGATTGCCGGTGCAGGCCTGTCAGTGGCGGGAGGGGTGTTGGTCAGCCGGCGACCAACGGTGCCGGCGCACGAACCTGCTCACGCCGCGCCAACACCAGGAAAAACAGCCCACCCAGGAAGCAGCCGGTGAACCAGGCAAAGTTAGCCATGCCCTGCAACGCCGGCGTGAAGGTGATCGCTACACCTGCCAGGGTCGCAGGCACCAGGGCCTTGACCGCCGTCCAGTTCACTCCGCCGTCGAAGTAATAGCGCCCGCTCGGGCTGTCATCGAACAGCGCGTCCACGTCGATCTTCTGCTTTTT
Coding sequences within:
- a CDS encoding NAD(P)-dependent oxidoreductase, with the protein product MRLSSIQPVAASLIAITGNILHLAPVSRAWKAHAPSNVVFFPPTLTKHDLLIQIGLLSPSAIIVGDQAIDADVIAQWRISHPFGDLHLIRRGTSLDKVRLDLCGSNDIRVVNTPGVNAPHVAAYMARWLTLADGSLPRDICVLGYGNVGRELVKLLLDRDPEVRIKVLDRHGQRPDTLGRAYSDSRVSFGVDWFEVLEGARAVAICLSLNDESTHRIDRALIQCLHRQARLVCVAKPDVFSDDALRALATAEAIQLVLDYGPGTLDAFRVRAQALGCSVSKWRKPATLTTQAAMTEACHGDLDYAVSIQLSLTALRCLVRRKLAHSLMIPAQQADAGAPRVSIIGRGINGLLQAVMFRLANYQVSVYGGHQQSDGATHKQVNMRHLSATETTAKPLDNAYLTPGNQYLAVECNRAGIELFEKFLADNPSIDASGDDLGIAHLMDEIEALLRRAGVWFLPQHLSPARIAELSREQFVVTAMEGEEPDGLSIVYCSAYNRIAAGGTYAGGTTQGLVWASLVEEIIQAKAPAVSTMYS
- a CDS encoding PA1414 family protein; translation: MKEKIQNWLHDLGVALGLIEPPLQPVPIRTDDEQRRPRRR
- the ptrR gene encoding putrescine utilization regulator PtrR is translated as MEFSQLRIFQAVAEEGSITRAAERLHRVPSNLSTRLKQMEEQLGVELFVRERQRLQLSPAGKVLLDYSTRLLALHDEAHGAVQGGQPAGNFVLGSMYSTAAVHLPKLLACYHKAYPMVNLQVLSAPSGELLEGLITGRLDAAFVDGPITIASLDGVALCEERLVLICEADHPPVRGPQDVAGRSVFTFRRSCAYRARLETWFSHEHVAMGRAIEIESYQGMLACVIAGSGVALMSESMLDSLPGKDSVSVHPLTGQFATATTWLMWRKGMLGANLNAWIDLQQEGRAEVLQDARAIA
- a CDS encoding MFS transporter gives rise to the protein MSPLTRLLASFIALMMAMGIGRFALTPQMPHLLSEGQIDLTGAGLIAAANYLGYFVGAVDSIFARSHHHVRGRLYGGLWLCMLLTLASYWAQGFWPHMLLRFGTGVASAWALVMITSLSQPLAIAAGRARLGALVFAGPGLGIVLTGLLALGSNLLGQSSATLWLIYGVVALVMLLAILPFLPQPSAVTAPVASRADTASNGSITHLCWIYVLFGLGYIIPATFLSQMASAQFKGAWQADLFWPCFGLAAAIGVVVASLRPKDPDTTRRWLMTTLWLQAAGVFACLLGNGWGLALGVLLCGGPFLACMQLVMARLRDVAPHGYQRNTGLLTASFAIGQLSGPLLASVSSHLSGGLQPALVIAGAGLSVAGGVLVSRRPTVPAHEPAHAAPTPGKTAHPGSSR